Below is a genomic region from Saccharomyces eubayanus strain FM1318 chromosome XV, whole genome shotgun sequence.
TGACAGGGTTCATAATAGCTATAAAAAATGCCGGATTCCACTATTGAAGTCCTGCGGCTTCCCTAATCAAACGTTAGCGTAAGGAAACACTCATAACCCAATCGACCCATTCGTGTTCACAGGGTGACTCAAGCATGTTGGACTCTTTTCCTATCACACTCTGATTTTCCAGTGCGAGTGTTAAGAACCCAAGGTTACGAAGGGAAAGGTTAACAAAAGTTCAGAGGGCAGTATAGGGTTATCTGCGGTGCCATTTGCTCTGtaaaaataccaaaaagaagattacTTATCGTATTCTGTATGTACATTAAAAGCATGGTCTTACAGCTTTTGGTCAGACTTAAGTTATTTAGAAAGCGGCAGTGGACACATTAGCTCTGAACCGTAAAAACCTAGGATAAACAAAATCTTTCCAGGAGAGTATTTCAATGAGTAAACCTAAAGTCTAATCTACGTGAACCTGTATCCGTAGTTACATTCATATAATGCtccctttcttcttcagacaTTGCGTTCCAAATTTTATCTCTCTTACGGTtgatatgtatatagaaaAACTTACTTCCAATCAATAAAGGAAACATGGCGAGAGAAAGGCCAAACAAAACCGAATTACCCTTGCGATATAGCGGTTTATCACTTTGTTGGTAAATGTTCGAAGATATTATCAGACCGGCTTGAACAAACATGTTGTATAATGAAGCAGAGactgttcttgtttttattgaGTGTGAATTCCTGGAACACATCGAAACACAAATAGCATGTATATATGGATTTCCCAAGAGCAATGTAATGATAATATATGTTCCCCATTTATCAACCATAGTTCCTTTCCAAAAACGCAAGATGGCTAGTAACGGTACAGTATACAAAGGCTGCAAAAGACATAGTCCTAATCTGTTGTTTAGCCTCTCCGTCAAATAGGTGATACCGAGTAATAGAACTATATGGAGAGCATATTGAGGTATAGCAAGTAAGTTAACTTGCAGAGTTTTAAAGCCAATACTCTTTAATACCAATGTCAAGTATGCAGTTAATACATTCGCTGGCATATACGCGATTAATCCAATCAAATAGACAGGCCATTGGTAATAGTCGGTTATTGTTTGCCATAATATCTTGAGATTAATACCCTGTCTATTATTCATGTCACCTTTTGTGGGATCATCTCTCAAGATTTTGTTGACAATGATGGTCTCCTCTCTATCCGTGAACCATCCTTTCTTGTTCCACGGTTTCTTAGTTTCAACAACAGACGGAACMATCAAAAAATAGGAGGCTATACCAATGACTAGAGTGAATAGACCTTCGATTAAAAACAACCATTGCCACCCGGCCATTCCCCCACGACCTCTCAATCTCAATATACCAAAAGCAAGTAATGAAGTGGCTATCTGTGTCAACGACAAAGTGGTCCAAAAGAGTGATAACCTAATTGATAACTCTGAGGCAGTGTAGAAGTAGGACATCCAAAGGACCAAATCTGGAACAAAACCTCCCTCAAGAAGGCCTAGTAGCGCCCTGCATGCATAAAATGAATGCTTTCCTGTGAGTCTACACTGCACAATAGCGACGAGAGACCATAGAGTCATCTGGATTGGTATCCAAATATCCGCACCTAATCTCTTGGAGATCAACTGCGAAGGTAGTTCTGCGCACAAGAATGTCAAATAAAAGATAGTATTGCCGGTATTGTAGTTATTTGTATTCATATTCAAATCGTCGAGTAAGTTATCTGCTACCGCTTGCGCCAAATTTCCTCGGTCGACTTGCAAAGCCACGAACATAAAGCAAGCTAATAGCGTTACGCGCCATTCCAATTTCCATAAAAGACtcttctcttccttttttgtCCATTCGAAGTTAGGATCAAATCTTTCACGACACTCATACTTGGTAGATTCATATAAGTTCCGGTAGTACTTTTCGACTGCAGGATTTAAGAAAGGATTACGTTTCGATTCCTCTTTATCATAAACGTGATCTATCGATGAGTCAGAATGACCTAGAGAAAGGGTATCTTCACTTTGGACGGTTGTTTGATCTTTCGCAACCTCAATGCGAGTATCCTCCTCTTTGTATGTCATTGTTATTGCAGCTTTACACACCTTAtattcaacttcttctgTATACAATTCGAACAGCAAGAGATGAACCggccaaagaaaagattaacTGTAGCTTTTAATACAAAGCTATATATCATTAAGATGCTTTACGTTTATGGCTTATAAAAATCATCTGTTAAAGCAAAGAGTTTTAGAGCCACTCGGAAATTTcacaaccacaaccacaaccacaactACAACCACAACTACAACTACAAGCAAGCAAAAGTGAATGTATATACTATTGTCATTTGGTGCTTTATTAAATGCTGATTATTAAGGTGTTTTTGCAGTCTTCATTTACTTTCAGTCACATGAAATTATCTTTAGTAGAGCCACGAAGCCTTGCCTCATCCGCTGTTCAAGCCTCACCCCACAATCTggatgatattttttttttgacggCGCGGCGTGCGCCACAATGATTTGATTTGAGCCATTCTGCGTTATCTTGTAAAATGCCTGAAATAAACTCTCTATCTACCCCACTAAAACTTTATTACCTATTAGCGTAATGATATGCTTCGAGGgatgccttttttttactggAATGGTATCTATCACAGAACAACAAGACGGTGCAAGCTAATTGTGGCATAATCGGTGTgaatgttgaaaaatagGCTCCATTTAACCGGATTTTGGGCATAGATTAATCACTAGGAGCTACGCAATCTTTGTATATGGACCCTCCAGGGGTAGATGTGGCCCTTTCgtactattactatttcTCGGTGATAGATTTACTTCGGAATAGCTTTTTTCCGGGATCAGGGCAAAAatacgaagaaaaaaggcCATTGAGGTGAATAAAGATCTACAGATAAAGACAACCCAAATAAAACAGTGCCACCATGAGACGACTCCATCGGAAAGttagaagaaattttagGTACTTCTGTGcaaaagtagaaaaatattatagAAAAATATAGTCGAAAAAGGATTGAACCATCAACGAGATAAACGGGAAGAAAAGCTCTCGCTCTTATTAAAACCTTTTTTATCGACCGCGAATGAAACGGAAGTACTGCGCTGCATGATTGTGCTCTATAAAAGACGAATCTGGCTTTTAGGATTGTTCGTGCTATATAGGCTATGATTTCTGTCACATGACTTATCTGTTCTGAGGGTTCAATTCCCACGCTACTCCGAGACATAATAGCTTTCATGCACTTGAGCATATTTTTAGTTAGGACGGACTGACCGTACACAGTCCTGATTGTTTAAGTAATCCGATATGAAAGTTCGACCGGATAGCAGATATCATAGCTAACAGATCGTCCATAACAAAGGCCTAACCCTTAATGGAGGAATCATAACAAAGGATGTTGGTCTTAGACCTCGGACATAATTCCTCAATTATAGAACCTTATTATTACATGTGAAAACTGATATGTTAAATTGGTAGAAACCTGTTTTGGGAAACACCTAGAAGGTCGCGTAGACGATAGCTGTACAATTCCATGGGCAAGGTGCGTGGGTGTATTAACtaagaaaaatgttcaGCCGCATTCGAAAACCACACCTTAGCTGGGCGGCTAAGTGAGTAAAAGTAAAAGGCAGGTAAAATAGAGAAACTTTATATGCAAATTATGAAGCATTTGATGTgtttattgatattattgGAATTTTCGTTAGAAAAGGGTACCTTACGTAACTAGATGTGAGAGGTAATCACATTCATGATATAGGAAAAGTTCAACTTCAGTAAGGTAGAAGGCAAGATATCATAGCATGCGTGCACATCCCGATGCTGCTGCAAAAACGATACGGGCGCTCGAGGTGCGTGGAGAGTACTTTCTTGTTATATTGCCTTGATTATCAAATGTAGATAAAGGTAACAGATCTCTATGTGCCGAATTATCATAATAGGATATGAAGCAGTACTGAGGTCTGGAGAGTCATCAGAAGTGAGAATGCAGAATAAGATTTTTACATCAGTTATGGTATAAGATCCGTAAATTGAGTTTGTGAAGGCATTTAAGAGAGAAGGTACCGTATTGAGCTGGATATCATGATTAATGTAATGATCGAAGTACGAGTATCTAGGCTGTTTCACAATAAAACGTTTTAACGTGGCTATGGGAGTTATGAGGTATTGCCAGGGGATGTCAAGATTATCGAGACATTTTTCACGTGATATATTCCAGATCAGCTGTATATTGAGGGATACGTTGCGGTGGCGAATTATATATggttattttattttaaagCGAAGTGTTTTTTATTCTCATAACCTATACATTTCGAGCTAAAACAACAGGTGGCCGATTGTGTTCAAACCGCATATTTGGATGCAGTAATATATATTGAATCCTTTTCGAAAAGTACATACCATTAGCTCAATAACCATGCTCTCAATTTAGTTTAGAAACTTtctcttccaaaattttgtaatgttttgttcttgtttctaTAAAAAGTAAGGAGCCGCTGTTAATGACTTAATATTCGCCTGATTTGGTTGCCATCTtctatcttcatcattatgGATGCGTGTGTGTATTTTTTAACGCACAGGATACAGGCTGACTGCTTTATATGATGTACATGTTGAAGATTTTACCACTATTTAGGAGCGAGTAGGGTACAGGTATAAGGCAAAGTATAGCATATTCAGAGGGCTTTGTGTCGATTAGCAATATATGGTTTAGCCCAGTATATGGCATGCATTTTGGAATTGGTCAGTAAAAATTCGAGTTTGCAAACAGCGAAGTAGTTTCTTCAGATAAATGCCGCTCTTAGTCCAGCTAGTGTTTTCGTTCCGCCAACTATACAGCTTAATGTTACAAACAGAAAATCAACCTGCCACTGTTCAAAGGAGCACACTTTGAAACTCAGGGTCGTAGTACTGTGATAGCCGGGTGCTTGGTTATTGTATTTTACGAAGAATTTGTGCGGTCTTTTCCATGTAATTGCGCCATAATATGACGGTAAAGATTTCTTCCCCTCGCATCTCTGtgcaaatttttgtttctttccgTTCCTCATACTAATCACCCCACCCACCATCTAATCGATCTCATATGTTACAGCAACTATTAGAAACAGGACAGACCCAATCTGGTGCGACTATATGAGATATACAACTGACGTCACCTGTTTTGCAACCACTTATTCCTTTTATCTTGAAGTCCTACTTGGGATGCATTTCAAACTTAAAACTTAAAACCCAAAAAAAGTGGGGGTGGGGTATGATTCGCGAAATGCTTGAAATAACGCGGTTATGAAATCTTGAACGGCAGGCACACAGGAAAGGCCCCCATTAAAGCGGCGTGAGCAGCTTAACGGGCACAAGTCTGTTAGCAGACTTCAAGATTGTCTTGGCGTAAACGTCCAAGGACAATATTATTAGATAATGTTAAAGGCTCCTTGTCTAAAATCCCAATGGAAGGACACCAGTCGTTCAATagatgaaacaaaaatagtTTCGCTGATATGCGAAAACTTTCCTATGGTTGAAATTTCATCGTTCCTGTTGTTTCGCATAAAGTCGTTGCTGCCACACCGTTCTATCTACCCTTACACGATTGCTGCTGTTTGAGACATATAAAGTGAGAGAGTTAAATTCGACTAACTCTTTCCATGTTTTATGGTCGCTTTTATCGAAAGGTTCattaaatagaaaaagaaaaagaaaagaaaaagaaaacgaaaaagatGTCTAGCTCCCATTTATCTGCTAGCGGTGTTACAGATAATCGAAATGCTTCCACTGCRGACGTTCAKGTCGCACCACCCATAGAGAAGGAGGGGCTTGATGARTTTGACAATACAATMCTGAATGAAGGCCCTCTAGAAGCACCAAAGAGAGGATTTTTGGGATACCTGACTATCTATTTACTTTGTATTCCTATCTCTTTCGGAGGGTTTTTACCTGGCTGGGATAGTGGTATCACTGCCGGTTTCATTAACATGGACAATTTTAAAATGAATTTCGGATCTTACAAGCACAGTACCGGAGAGTACTATTTGAGTAACGTGCGTATGGGTCTTTTGGTTGCAATGTTCAGTATAGGGTGCGCTATAGGTGGCCTTATGTTTGCGCGTCTGGCTGATACTTTAGGCAGAAGACTAGCAATTGTGATAGTGGTGTTGGTGTATATTGTAGGTGCAATCATCCAAATCAGTTCAAGCCACAAATGGTACCAGTATTTTGTCGGTAAAATCATATACGGTTTAGGTGCTGGTGGCTGTTCCGTGTTGTGCCCAATGCTTCTGTCTGAAATAGCTCCCAAGGATCTGAGAGGTGGACTCATTTCATTATACCAATTGAACATGACCTTTGGGATTTTCCTAGGTTACTGTAGCGTTTACGGAACACGTAAATACGACAATACCGCACAATGGAGAATACCTATTGGGTTATGCTTTTTATGGGCCCTAATTATCATCATTGGTATGTTAATGGTTCCAGAGTCACCAAGATATCTAATCGAATCCGAAAGACACGAGGAGGCACGTACTTCCATTGCCAAGATAAACAAGGTTTCACCAGAAGATCCATGGGTACATGgagaagcagaagaaatTATTGCAGGTGTGCTTGCTCAGAGGGAACAAGGGGAGGCCTCATGGAAGGAGCTTCTGTCAGTGAAAACCAAAGTTTTCCGGCGTTTGATTACCGGGATACTTGTGCAAACGTTCTTGCAACTTACCGGTGAAAactactttttcttctacgGAACNNNNNNNNNNNNNNNNNNNNNNNNNNNNNNNNNNNNNNNNNNNNNNNNNNNNNNNNNNNNNNNNNNNNNNNNNNNNNNNNNNNNNNNNNNNNNNNNNNNNNNNNNNNNNNNNNNNNNNNNNNNNNNNNNNNNNNNNNNNNNNNNNNNNNNNNNNNNNNNNNNNNNNNNNNNNNNNNNNNNNNNNNNNNNNNNNNNNNNNNNNNNNNNNNNNNNNNNNNNNNNNNNNNNNNNNNNNNNNNNNNNNNNNNNNNNNNNNNNNNNNNNNNNNNNNNNNNNNNNNNNNNNNNNNNNNNNNNNNNNNNNNNNNNNNNNNNNNNNNNNNNNNNNNNNNNNNNNNNNNNNNNNNNNNNNNNNNNNNNNNNNNNNNNNNNNNNNNNNNNNNNNNNNNNNNNNNNNNNNNNNNNNNNNNNNNNNNNNNNNNNNNNNNNNNNNNNNNNNNNNNNNNNNNNNNNNNNNNNNNNNNNNNNNNNNNNNNNNNNNNNNNNNNNNNNNNNNNNNNNNNNNNNNNNNNNNNNNNNNNNNNNNNNNNNNNNNNNNNNNNNNNNNNNNNNNNNNNNNNNNNNNNNNNNNNNNNNNNNNNNNNNNNNNNNNNNNNNNNNNNNNNNNNNNNNNNNNNNNNNNNNNNNNNNNNNNNNNNNNNNNNNNNNNNNNNNNNNNNNNNNNNNNNNNNNNNNNNNNNNNNNNNNNNNNNNNNNNNNNNNNNNNNNNNNNNNNNNNNNNNNNNNNNNNNNNNNNNNNNNNNNNNNNNNNNNNNNNNNNNNNNNNNNNNNNNNNNNNNNNNNNNNNNNNNNNNNNNNNNNNNNNNNNNNNNNNNNNNNNNNNNNNNNNNNNNNNNNNNNNNNNNNNNNNNNNNNNNNNNNNNNNNNNNNNNNNNNNNNNNNNNNNNNNNNNNNNNNNNNNNNNNNNNNNNNNNNNNNNNNNNNNNNNNNNNNNNNNNNNNNNNNNNNNNNNNNNNNNNNNNNNNNNNNNNNNNNNNNNNNNNNNNNNNNNNNNNNNNNNNNNNNNNNNNNNNNNNNNNNNNNNNNNNNNNNNNNNNNNNNNNNNNNNNNNNNNNNNNNNNNNNNNNNNNNNNNNNNNNNNNNNNNNNNNNNNNNNNNNNNNNNNNNNNNNNNNNNNNNNNNNNNNNNNNNNNNNNNNNNNNNNNNNNNNNNNNNNNNNNNNNNNNNNNNNNNNNNNNNNNNNNNNNNNNNNNNNNNNNNNNNNNNNNNNNNNNNNNNNNNNNNNNNNNNNNNNNNNNNNNNNNNNNNNNNNNNNNNNNNNNNNNNNNNNNNNNNNNNNNNNNNNNNNNNNNNNNNNNNNNNNNNNNNNNNNNNNNNNNNNNNNNNNNNNNNNNNNNNNNNGCTTACCATTCATGTCCTTACCGGTCAGATAACGGAACCAACCAGCAACACAAACGGCCAATAACTTGTACTTACTATCAGGTTTACGCAATTGCTCGTAAATTGAAGGTAGAACATACTTGGGCATCTTACCYGAACCCATCAAACAAATACGGGAGACAGTATCCTGAATRGCTGGATTGGAAAATCTTTCCAACACTGAAGCAGtgtattcttcaaaatcgaCACCTGGTACTTTAGGCAACAATGGAATCACTTCYTCGTGCATTAGGACACGGATATACTTGTTGATAGTAGGGTCGTTCACAACCTCATGGATATAGGTGTAGCCAGCTAGGTATCCCAGATATCCCATGGCCGAGTGACCACCGTTAAGTAAACGTAGCTTCATCAATTCATAAGACTCCACGTCTTTGACAACCTGCACACCAACGAGTTCCCAAGGAGGACGGCCGTCAGAGAAGTTGTCTTCAAGCACCCACTGGATGAAAGGCTCGGCYACGACAGGACAYTTRTCYTGAATTCCATATGTGTCRGCAACAAATTTACGCTCGACGTCRGTGCAACGTGGTGTCACACGGTCAACCATACTGTTAGGAGCAGTCACCTTGTCAGCGATCCAAGCGGCAAATTTTGGATCCTTCAATTTGGCAAACTCAACAAGCATGGCCTTGAGTGTGATACCGTTCTGTGGCATGTTATCACACGACATGATAGTGAAAGGGTGACCACCTGCCTTGTAACGTAGCAACAAAGCTTCATATAGATATCCGTAAATAGTGTCTGGTCTTTCTGGRTGATTCAAATCGTTRACAATTGCGGCATCATCGGCCATCAACGAGTGTGTGGCCTCATTGTGATAGTAACCGTTCTCTGTGACGGTAAGA
It encodes:
- a CDS encoding sugar porter family MFS transporter, whose translation is MSSSHLSASGVTDNRNASTADVXVAPPIEKEGLDEFDNTILNEGPLEAPKRGFLGYLTIYLLCIPISFGGFLPGWDSGITAGFINMDNFKMNFGSYKHSTGEYYLSNVRMGLLVAMFSIGCAIGGLMFARLADTLGRRLAIVIVVLVYIVGAIIQISSSHKWYQYFVGKIIYGLGAGGCSVLCPMLLSEIAPKDLRGGLISLYQLNMTFGIFLGYCSVYGTRKYDNTAQWRIPIGLCFLWALIIIIGMLMVPESPRYLIESERHEEARTSIAKINKVSPEDPWVHGEAEEIIAGVLAQREQGEASWKELLSVKTKVFRRLITGILVQTFLQLTGENYFFFYGT